The following DNA comes from Leucoraja erinacea ecotype New England unplaced genomic scaffold, Leri_hhj_1 Leri_1392S, whole genome shotgun sequence.
ggtgagaacggagaggttgagaaggagttacttaccagaggccattcggactgtaaacgcctatctcaccagggactaactatactgaacgtgtttccttccattatttattatgtaaaggaatatgtgtgttatgattgtgtttatagtttgtttggttgtttgtcttttgcacaaaagtccgcgagcattgccactttcatttcactgcacatctcgtatgtgtatgtgacaaataaacttgacttgacttgccttggATAGAACACGTTTGGTGGgtaatggaccaaatgcaggcagataataataataataataaattttattttcgggcgcctttcaaagtctcaaggacaccttactgaaattaacagaagagaaaaaccatatagtcggagaaaaataaatagtaaggacatcaccagtacacaaattaaagacagaaatcgctccaaagacaaaaaatcaaaaaaacacaatgtgaagagagagcagcggcagctaaagtgcgccagcgtccactctcccttccgacagccatcttagaCGCAGACTAACATATtttatacacaaaaaaaaaaaaaaaaaaatcatccccccacagtggataccactgtgggggaaggtacaatgtccagtccccatccccaggtcacccaaagtcaggcctattgaggccaccgcaattgcctccactgaggcccgatgttcctggccgttctggccgggtggtgttgctccggcgtcgggagagtcctcacagcggctgggccacgtggaacggccgcttcctagctggggaccacggcttccgaagccgataaggccgcgccggtttcgagctcccaggctcccgatgttaagagTCGGCGCTGCCCGCTCCGCTCCGTAGACCCGCAGCccagaggtgttgatctcggcggtcacagctcaccagagctccagcgcgtcaatCCAGCACGGCAACCCAGGCATGGCATCACccactccgctccacgatagcgcttcagcgctgtgccgccaacgaagccgaggtgctgggcggtccctgccaggaaaggcgctccacgcccgctggtaggccgcgaggacggggcaggctggagaaaaagctgcctcaccgaccaggtagggacctagaagtataattaccccctaccgcccacattaaaaagtccatttctccaagcagccgttccccaagatggctcctcctcggatgggactagtgtggctggtacatgttggtcagtgtggtcacgttgggtcgaagggccgtttGCACACTACACTACTCTGTGACTCTTACACCAAGTGCTGCAGTAATTCGGAGGATCATACAgcgtctgtggaaaacatggatatgtgacgtttcgggatgggacccttcttcagactgacaacatgttaacaggtgagggggtgaagggcagatgagtggagtatttggagtattgcatacagttctggtcactccattacaggactgatgtggaggctttggggaaggtgcagagatggtttaaaaacaaggaactgcagatgctggtttacaaaaaggacacaaaataatgaactcagcgggacatgcagcatctctggagagaaggaatgggtgatgtttcaggtcgagactgaagaagggtgtgcCAGCAGGCCGGAGGGgtgggcaaaggccttgccacagagcgggcaggtgaaggggcgctggccggtgtggactcgccggtgctccagcaggtggtcaacaCGGGTGAAAAcggaatatgcggccactgtttgacagatgaggttgaaacagaggtgcacttcctcctaaaatgcaaaaaaattgacaaaacaaggaaagcatactttgacaaactcagtgtggcaacccctgattttaaagaactagatgatacatcaaaactaagaataatccttggcgaaggaaataccgCACATCTtagtgcacaatacgtaacagcatgccacaacctgagagatggtgaatgaccaacatgcacatatgtacgcacacactaattgacattaacatagaaacatagaaattaggtgcaggagtaggccattcggcccttcgagcctgcaccgctattcaatatgaaattggctgatcatcctactcagtatcccgtacccgccttctctccataccctctgatccccttggccacaagggtcacatctaactccctcttaaatatagccaatgaactggcctcaactaccctctgtggcagagagttccagagattcaccactctgaatctctggaattaactggcactaagaaattaatattgaattgctaaacttgctattgtgttgtactgcttacagctgcaagaacgtgtagcaatcgataaagggctataggcctattgcgagtttatgcacagggacatatctatccttgcactgtatacttgtatttatacttatgcatcttaaatatgtcatgttttatactttggcaatataacaatgtattttttatcatgccaataaagttttaaattgaaattgaattgaattgagagagatagagagatagaaagggatagatagagagctagagagagagagagagagatggatatatagatagaaagatatatatatatatatatagagatagataaagatagatagagagagagagagagagagatagatagatagagagagagatagatagagagatagcaagagatagagatggatagagatatatatatagagagagagatagatagagagagatagagatagagacagagagagataaagaTTATGTGATTCTGCtacattttgtttgtttgtctttttgcacaaagtccgcgagcattgccacttttcatttcactgcacatctcgtatgtgtatgtgacgaataaacttgacttgacttgagatagagagaaagagatccATCAGCCCCCACCCGAGATTGATGGTGGAGTTGCGGCGGCGCAGGCCCTACCCCGACCCCAGGCCCGGCTCCCCGAGCACCGCCAATCCCAGGCCCAGTCACCGTGTCCGGGGTGCGAGAGCCCGCCCCCTCCCCGCACCGAATTCTCCCCCAGGCCCTCGGCCGCCCCGATCCACCGGAGCCTGTCTCTCACCGCCCCTGTCACTGAGGCcctgcccggcccggcccgggtaCTCACGGCTCATCATCACCGTTGCCCCGGAGACGGAGAGACACCGCGCGGCGCGGCGGGGTCCTCAGCCCGGAAATGACGTCGTGGCGCAGGCCCGTTGCCCCGCAGACAGAGAGACCGTGCAacgtggggggaggagagaggggcatCGTCCCGGAAATGACGTCGCTGCCTCCCCGTCCAGTGCGGGTCGGCTCCATTTTGGGCCGCGGCCACTCGTCATTTCCGGGCTGAGCAGCGGAGCGGCCTCAGCCCGGAAATGACGCCGCGGCCGCGGCCCAAGATGGAGCCGACCCGCACTGGacggtgagagaaagagagagaaggagggagaggggggaggggggagagggggaaggagggagagggggagggagggagagggggagagatagagaaagagaggggggtgggggagagaacaagagaggtagtggggagagagtgaatttgagagagggcagagagataaACAGActagagggagtgagtgagggagaaagatagaacgttgaggagagggagagggtgtgaggagacagagacagatagagaaagagggaggaagagagggaaagggagagtggggagggagagagagaggaagggagagggagagagagggagtgcagagaaggttcaccagactgattcctgggatgtcaggactgaggGATGAAGAaagaactggatagacttggtttatactctctagaatttaggagattgagagggatcttatagaaacttacaaaatctttaaggggttggacaggctagatgcaggaagattgttcccgatgttggggaagtccaggacaaggggtcacagcttaaggataagggggaaatcctttagaaccgagatgaggagaacttttttcacacagagagaggtgaatctctggaactctctgccacagagcgtagttgaagccagttcattggctataattaagagggagttagatgtggcccttgtagctaaggggatcagagggtatggagagaaggaggtacgggatactgagttggatgatcagatgatattaaatggcggtgcaggctcgaagggccgaggcctactcctgcagatttctatgtttctatggttctatgagaggcagagtgtggggagggagacaggaggggtggagagaatggggagggagagagggattgagtagagggagagaggggtagagagagatagaggggcgGAGATAGatgggtggagagagaagggagggcaagaaagagtggggaaggggaggagagagagaattcggagaggtagagagagagatatcTGAGTGGTGGGGGGCTGAGTGGGGCACGAATAAAGGGAGAGattcagagagagagggacagtccgggggggggagggaggggcggggggttGGAAAAGGGGTGAAGTGAGTAGCGGGGGGAAGCAGGGAgtcaagggagggggaagggattcAAGGGGGAGTGGGTTTGGTACCGAGAGGGGGGTGAATGGGGGGGCAGGGaactgggagggggggagggagaggggtcaaGTGGGTcatggaagggggtggggagcctGGTGGAGGTTCACACtgtaggggtggggaggaggggggactgAGGAAAGGGGGGTAATGAGCAGGAGGCGGCAGAGGTAAGGGGCAGGGAGCCACAGGGAGGAGGTCacattgtttgggggtggggagggtgttgcagtttaggaagtcaaaccagggcaggatctttacTGTGAATGGCGGGGCGctggggcaatagacaataggtgcaggattaggccatttggccctttgggccagcaccgccattcaatgtgatcatggctgatcattccgaatcagttcctgcctttccccatatcccttgactcagctatctttaagagccctatctagctctctcttgaaagtatccacagaaccggcctccaccgccctttgaggcagagaattccacagactcacaactgtgagaaaaagtgtttcctcgtctctgttctaaatagcttaccccttattcttaaactttgtggcccccggttctggactcccccaacatcaggaacatgtttcctgcctctaatgtccaaacccttaacaatcttatatggttcaataagataccctctcatcctgtacaagtccagtcactccattctctcggcatatgacagtcccccccatcccgggaattaaccttgtaaacctacgttgctctccctcaatagcaagaatggccttcctcaaattaggggaccaaaactgcacacaaaactccaggtgtggtctcattagtaCTCTGAACTCTGAGCTTTGCAGAATGTGTAGAACAGGGGGATCTAGCATTGCGGCtccgagttgggcagaagggcctctttccaacgctgtatcactccatgactcaatgacaaagtgctggagtaactcagcgggccaggccgcatctgtggagaagatagacacaaagtgctggagtaactcagcgtgtcaggcagcatctgtggagagaagaatgggtggcgttttgtgtcgacacccttctttggtttagtttactttagagatgcagcgcggaaacaacaggtctttcggcccatggagacagcacccgtagtcaggatcgagcccaggtctctggcggtgaggcagcaactgtaccgctgcgccagtgtgccgcgCACAATTATATAACGGTTTCCTCCGCCATAAACACACTCAATATgtgctagtaatgtcctgtttgccagcgtgttgaccctctgtgttcccctcctgcagggtttaggagccgtggctgtggacggagagacggggacttgagcggccattgagggcggccagggtgcaggtgagcctccccatctgctcggtgtgcgggctgagcttcgaagggctgagcttcgatggaggaccacatgacggggcacaacaaggagaagcgttatgagtgtgacgtgtgtggcaaggcctggcagagcccgagcgagctggagacccaccggcgggtgcacacaggagaacgccccttcgactgctcggactgcggcaagagcttcaagacggcGATGGTCCTGAAGATACACCGGCggatgcacacgggcgagaagccctatggctgctccacatgcggcaagagctttgcccagttgtcggggctgtgggagcaccagcaggtgcacagcagtgagcggcccttcacctgctccgactgcggcaaaggcttcaagtcgtccaaggacctgaaggtgcacaggcgcgtgcacaccggggagcggccctacacctgcagcgactgcggcaagggcttcacccagtccagcggcctgctgcagcaccagcgcacccacaccagcgagcgcccctacacctgtgtccAGTGCGGCAAGGACTTCACCCAATCCAGCGGCCTGGTGCTGCACCAGCGCACTCACAGTGGTGAGCGCCCCTACACTTGTGCCCAgtgtggcaagagcttcacccaatccagcagcctgctggtgcaccaacGCAGCACCCACaatggcgagcgcccctacacctgcgcccagtgcggcaagggcttcacccagtccagcacccTGCTggcgcaccagcgcacccacaccggtgagcgcccctacacctgcgcccagtgcggcaaggcctTCACCCGCTCCAGtggcctgctggagcaccagcgcacccacaccagcgagcgtccctacacctgcgcccagtgcggcaagggcttcacctgctccaccaggctgctgtcccaccagcgggtgcacgccggcgaccgtcccgtccccagcctggtgtgtggagagcgctttgccatggcctcccacgccctgtctcaccagcacgtgcacaccagtggccagccctacgactgcccgtactgcggtgaggcgtttgacagctcgcgggggttgcggcagcactgGCGGGCCCACgtcggcgagcagctgctcccacagTGACAAGAGAGCaggggggctgcgggagcaccagcggatacacaccagatagagaccctttgtgtgcgctgagtgtggcaagggtttcacccgcatgcccagcctgtggcagcaccggagTACCCATGGCTGTGAGCGTCCCTTgccctgcccgtcctgtggtgagggcttcacccgccttgaccacctgctggagcaccggcgagtccacaccggccaacgccccttcacctgcccgctctgtggtAAGGCCTTTGCCCGCTCTCATAAGGCCTTTGCCCgttcctccagcctgctggcacaccgtcACGTGGATAGGCACTgtttaggtaaacacaaaatgctggaaggaatgggtaacatttctatcacttgccaggctttgtccatccccatctctcttttccagcttcctccccccaccctctccactcagtctgaagaagggtcctgactcaaaacgtcgtctgtcctttccctccagagcggtggaggaactcagtgggtcaggccgcatctgtagagggaagggaatctaaggcgaccactcccacctttcctttccaactttctccaacccccacaccaagcagtctgaagaagggtcctgacctagaatgttgcctggccatgctctccagaggtgtaagttactccaggagattgtgtctctttttgtaaaccagcatctgctgttccttgtatctagactAGGTGTGCATTTCATCCTACACTTGCGCACGGTCCTCCAAGATTTttctcctttgccgaggatcgcccgtGAGGAGCTCCAAcctcggggcctgtggacttttaaCACCGTtaagcccgcggtctccggtaagaagaggccgactcgggagctccatcctGCAGTGTTCCGATCCTTCCCGCTGCCGGAGTTTCGTTCATTTACCGACGTGAGGGCTTCGGACATCGGACCGTtggtagcggcgactgcggagggttcaacagccccgaccggcgactgcggagggttcaacagaACAAATGAGAAAGATGATTGacctttattaccttccatcacagtgaggaatgtggattccgctgtggtggatgtttctgttaaattttattttatgtggctgtgtgtcttgttgctttttacttagtatggctgtatgggaactcaaatatcactgtaccttaattggtgcatgtgacagtaAATGTGAACTGAACtaactcttgaaatcatccagtgaatcggcctccactgcattctgtggcagggaattccacagattcacaacactggttgaaaaagtttttcctcatctcagtcctatacgacctacccttattcttaaacggtggcccctgtttctgatAATATCCTAGTTATAAAATACAAATTATAACGTCAGGTATTTTATTAAGTAAAGATTAATTTGACTTCTTTGGGTTTTGAGTTCTGAAGCTTTGTAATTCTGTGCTGTAGATGAGCTGTGTAATCAGGAAATTGGAGGCCAGCATTCAAACTGCATCCAAGCTGCTTCCTGTTGTGCCCAAGCAAAAGATATTGACAATGGTGGGAGAGGATGTGTTTCCTGAAAGGTGCTGGCTTGTGTCAACAGAAGCCTTGAGAGAGGATGTGTTTCCTTTGGAGTTGGTTCTCTGTAAACAGGAACTTCTGTGGGTAATTGATACAGATGCTTTCATTGTTTTAGAAGGTACTTCCGATGATAGACCTTTGACTAGGTTCCTAGTGTTTGGGGGTTTGTAACTAAAGTTTGTGACCGATATAACCATAACATGAGAAGTATTGTGTTAGtggcaatacaggtgcacaaccttttatccgaagttccaaataacgaaaagctccgaatagcggacatttttttcagtccttgaagaaagttccttgaaaacgttcaccgagggcggcccgcagaggtgacagcggaacctccggtcggtcctcgaagtaaggggaactaaatccccattcataaaagagaaggtgagggtatattgcgcgggagggttaataattgacaatctgctgctgtctgcccgctgagttaaaacgttcccacggtagactcaagatacacagtgtatcgtgagtcttgcatgggaactttttaactcagcaggcaggcagcagcaaattgtcgctcccttcagtttcaccccacctacacccctctacttcctggccatgtgtgtgatcccttccctcccctctccagctccccgcccattgcaccggcgcgggggctttgcactgtcttcacgtcggagccagtgccagtcaccggatacgtcaggaccaacaggacaccggcccccaggcccactgcaagcacggagatcccagagccccacagccagcagcagcccagccccgttccaattacagaggaacacgctcccccgaagctgatggtgtgcaaggtacgtcttggggttgcggatgagggggcgcagctcgggctgtgacgtctccggcta
Coding sequences within:
- the LOC129715773 gene encoding zinc finger protein 239-like, translating into MEDHMTGHNKEKRYECDVCGKAWQSPSELETHRRVHTGERPFDCSDCGKSFKTAMVLKIHRRMHTGEKPYGCSTCGKSFAQLSGLWEHQQVHSSERPFTCSDCGKGFKSSKDLKVHRRVHTGERPYTCSDCGKGFTQSSGLLQHQRTHTSERPYTCVQCGKDFTQSSGLVLHQRTHSGERPYTCAQCGKSFTQSSSLLVHQRSTHNGERPYTCAQCGKGFTQSSTLLAHQRTHTGERPYTCAQCGKAFTRSSGLLEHQRTHTSERPYTCAQCGKGFTCSTRLLSHQRVHAGDRPVPSLVCGERFAMASHALSHQHVHTSGQPYDCPYCGEAFDSSRGLRQHWRAHVGEQLLPQ